The genome window ACCTAAAGTATATAATGCATCATATATATCTAATACTGCTCCTCCAGGATATCCAAATATTGTGTCTATTTTTAAATCTATTAATGATTTTACAACCATTTCAGCGCCTGATAACAATATCATTGATTACAAGTCCTTTTTAAAACTATTTTGATCATAAAAAATATACAGTTATATGTATGATTATTGTTGTATAGTACATTTTATGTTTAGTAATTATAGTGTATAACGAAACATACAATGATATCCGCCTTTTTAGGCGGATATTTATTAACAATAAAAGATTATTATTTAATAATATTCAATTAATTTTTAGTGTTACGTAACAAGGTATTTAATTCTGTTTTTTTCAAGGTATTTTTATCAACTTTTTTAACGATTACCGCACAGTATAAATTTACATTATAGTGATTTTTAGAAGGTAAAGTACCTGATACTACTACTGATCCTGATGGAACTCTTCCGTAGAATATTTTTCCTGTTTCTCGTTCGTATATTTTTGTACTTTGACTAATATATACGCCCATAGAAATTACTGAATTTTTTTCTATAATAACTCCCTCAACAATTTCAGATCGTGCTCCAATAAAACAATTATCTTCTATAATAGTAGGATTGTTTTGTAAGGGCTCTAATACACCACCGATACCTACTCCTCCAGATATATGTACATTATTACCAATTTGTGCACATGAACCTATAGTAGACCAAGTGTCAATCATAGTATTTTTACCAATGTAAGCTCCAATATTGATAAAGCTAGGCATAAGTACTACATTTTTATCAATAAAAGCACCGAATCTTACTATTGCATTCGGAATTATTCGTATAGAATCTTGAATAAATTGTGATTCATTATAATTTCTATATTTTAATGGTATTTTATCATAAAAAACATTGTTTGATGTTTTTATAATTTTGTTACTTTTAGAATAAAGGTACAATAATACACATTTTTTTATCCATTGATGTGTAATCCATTTTCCATGAATTTTTTCTGCTATTCTAATTATTCCAGAGTTTAACTGTGATATAGTTTGACGGATATACTTTTTTTCATTAGTGGTGATTTTGTAGTCATGTTCTTTTTTTTTTTTTTGAAAGATTTCTTCAATATAATGCTGTATTTTTGTCATCTGAATTATTGACCTGTTAGATTCATACAATTATTTTGTACTATTTTTGTATATTAAATTTTAATATTATTTAAAATAATTGGGTAATTTAATTTATTTAAAGATACAAATATTATTTTTTTTAAGTGTTAAGTATATATATTATGTATTTATAAAAATTTTGGGAATTTTTTCATTTTTTTGGTGTGTGATTACCTCACATCCAGTTTTAGTTACTAAAATTGTGTGTTCATATTGTGCAGATAAACCACCATCATTAGTTTTTATGGTCCAACCATCTTCCATGCATTTTACATATGGTAATTTTTCATTTACCATAGGTTCTATAGTAAATATCATTCCGGTTTGCATAATTATATAATCGTTATGATTGTAAAAATGTAAAATATGTGGAAATTCATGAAAATTTTTTCCTATTCCATGTCCACAATATTCTCTAACTACTGAAAAATTTTTTTTTTCTACATATTTTTGGATAATTTTTCCGATAGTATTTATTCTTACTCCATTTTTTATGCATTTTAAAGATAAATAAAGACTTTTTTTAGTAATTTGACATAAATATTTATTTTTTTTTCTAACAGATCCTACGAAAAACATTTTTGATGCATCAGTGTAGTAATCATTTTTAATGACTGATACGTCTATATTAACAATATCACCATTTTTTAATAATAATTTTTTATCTGAAATTCCATGACAAACAACATCGTTAATAGATATGCATATAGATTTAGGAAAATTTTTGTATCCTAAACAAGCAGGTATAGCATGTTTAACTTTTGTTATATAATAATGACAAATTTTATTAATATCTTCTGTAGAAGCATCTGGTACTATATACGGCTTAATTATTTCTAGTACATTCGCTGTAATTTTTCCAGATATTCGCATTTGTTGAATATCGTATTTGTTTTTTAAAGTATTTTTCATTTTTACGGGTTTGTTTTTTGGTTTATTTTATAAATCTTTATATAAACAATAATAATTTATTTATATAAAAATATTATTTTAAATAAATATTATGTATTTTATTGGAAACACAAAAACGATATCAATAATTTTATTATAATATGATATAATATACATATTACATACATCTTTATGTATTAGAGATTTTCAAGATATGATTCTAAATTTAGTTTTAAATTTATTAAATGTATAATGATTTTTTTTAAAGTAAATATGAAATATTTTGATAAAGATTACTTTATTTTGATATTAACTTATATATTATTATATTAGCATATTTTTTTTTATTTTAAAAATTACAGGAGAATTGTTATGGATGTTCCTTTAATGAAGAATATGATTAAAGCCGGAGTTCATTTTGGACATCAAACACGATATTGGAATCCAAAAATGAAACCTTTTATTTTTGGTACTAAAAATAAAGTACATATCATTAACTTAGAGAAAACATTACCGTTATTGCAATCAGCTACCGCAGCTCTTCAAAAAATTATTCAACGTAATGGTAAAATATTATTTGTAGGAACAAAAAAAGCAGCCAGTGTAGCAATTAAATTAATTGCATTATCATGTCATCAATTTTATGTAAATCATCGTTGGTTAGGAGGCATGCTAACAAATTGGAAAACAGTTAGACAATCTATAAATAAGTTAAAAGATTTAGAAAAGCAATCAATTGATGGTACATTTGACAAATTAACAAAAAAAGAAGTTTTATTAAGAAAACGTTCTTTAGAAAAGTTAGAAAAAAGTTTAGGTGGTATTAAAAATATGGGAGGTTTACCAGATGCAATTTTTGTTATTGATACTATGCATGAACATATAGCTATTCAGGAAGCTAATAATCTAGGAATATTAGTATTTGCTGTAGTAGATACTAATTCTAGTCCGGAGGGTATTAATTATATTATACCAGGTAATGATGATGCAATTAGAGCTATTAATTTATATTTAAGTATATTGTCTAAAGCATTGTCGAAATGTTATAAAACAAAACAAGAATCTTTTCTTTTAAAAAAAAGATTAAAAGAATTATAATTTTAAAAAAGAATATAAATGATATTAATATCAGGTAATTAATATAATGGATATTTCAATACTACAAATAAAACAGTTGCGAGCACAAACCGGTTCTGGATTTATGGAATGTAAAAAAGCTTTACAAAAAGCTAATGGAAATATTGAGAATGCTGTTGACTATTTAAGAACACTAGGAATATGTATTGCGGATAGAAATATTTCACATCATGCTAATTGTGGTCGTATATTTTTATATCAAGATAAAAATTTAGGAGTATTATTAGAATTAAATTCAGAAACTGATTTTGTAGCTAATAATGATGAATTTAAAATTTTTGGGCAAAAAATAGTAGATTATATTGGTACAAAAAAATTATTTAATTTACAGGATATACGTGATTTTTTTAATTCACAAAATATTGCTTTAATTGCTAAAGTACGAGAAAATATTATTATTCGTAGAATCAAATATTTAATAGGTAGTGTTACAAACTCTTATCTTCATTTAGGAAAAATTGGAGTAGTAGTAACAGGAAAAATTTTATCGGATATGAATGATTATAAATATCAATGTTTTAAACATGTCGCTATGCATATTGCTTCTTCTCGTCCATTGTTTTTATTTGAAAAAGATATTCCTCAAGATATTTTGGATCGAGAAACTCAAGTTCAACAAAGCATTGCTAATAAAACTGGTAAAAATTCTTATGTGCTAAAATCTATTGTGAATGGACGTTTAAAGAAGTTTATTAATAATATTACATTAGTGCATCAAAAATTTATCATGGATCCTAAAATAACAGTTGGTGATTTTTTAAATAAAAATTCTATTTCTATACAAGACTTTATATATTTTAAAGTAGGAGAATCCTTATAATTTTATCATATATATTAATATGATTTTATTAAATATATTTTAGTGTAACAAAAGAATTGTATTCATTAATTTTTATTAATAAATATATTAAATGGGTTTTAATCTAAAATTATGAAAAAAAAAAACAAGTATAGTCGAATTTTATTAAAAATTAGTGGAGAATTTTTAAAAAGTGATTCTACATATAACATAAATATTAATTTTATTCATTGTTTAACACAACAAATACAGTTATTAGTACAATCTGATGTTCAAGTTGCTTTGGTAGTAGGTGGAGGAAATTTATTCAGGGGATCTGAATTAACAAAAATAGGTATACGACGAACTATATCAGATCAAATTGGTATGTTATCTACAGTCATGAATAGTTTATTAATTTACGAATTTTTTAAAAAAAGTAATATTAAAGTAAGACTTTTTTCACCTACATCTCTAGAAGGTTTGTGTGAGCGGTATAGATTAGATAAGGTGAATAATGCTCTTGAAAACGGGTATGTTGCTATATTTTGTTTTGGACTTGGTATACCCTTTTTTACTACTGATTCAGCAGCATGTGTTTATGGGATTGATATAAAAGCAGATATTTTTCTAAAAGGAACAAAAGTTAATGGAATTTATTCATCTGATCCATTAATACACCCAAAGGCAAAGTTATATAAAAAATTAAAATATAAAGAAGTATTAAAAAAACAATTAAAAGTTATGGATCATGCATCATTAGTTTTAGCTTATGAACATAAATTACCTATTTTAGTTTTCAATATGTATAATCCAAAAATTTTACATGATATTTTTATGAGTACGAATCATATTGGAACTTTAATTTCTGAATAAATTATATTTTTGAGTTATATAATTATCAAGAGAACAATTAATTATGTTAACTACATTAAAAGAACGTGTTTATATACAAATGGACAAATGCTTTTTATTACTAAAAAAAGATTTAAGCAAAGTTCGTACAAATCGTATTTCTAGCACAATACTAGATGATATCTATATAGAATATTATGGTACTTCTACAGCTTTATCTAAATTATCTCATATAATTATAGAAAATAATAATACATTAAAAATAACTTTATTTGATGTTTCAATAAAGAATACTGTAGAAAAAGCTATTCTTAATTCTAATTTAGGATTGAATCCTGTTTCTACTACTTCTTGCATACGTGTGCCAATGCCAAATTTAACAGAATCTAGAAGAAAAAATCTAATTAAAGTTATCAAACACGATGCAGAAAATGCGCGAATATCTATCCGAAACATTAGACGAGAAGCTAATAGTCGAATAAAAATTTTATTAAAAAACAAAGAAATTAATAAAGATATAGAACAAGATATTAAACAAAATGTTCAGAAAAACACTGATTTGTTCATAAAAAAAATTAATGATATTGTTGAATCTAAAGAAAAAGAATTATTATTAATTTAATTATTTAAAATGTTATTTTTTATAGAATTGCTTATATATAGTTTATATATGTAAAATATTTAAATATAATTGTGTTTTTTAAGTTTATTTATATTTGTATTTTATAAATACAATGGTGATATACAAAATATTTTTATAAATTAATGACTATATTTTTTTAAAAGATGCATGTATTATAAAAAATTTTTATTAAGTATCATAAATACATGATTTAAAATTATCGAACACAATAAAGTTTATATAGGAATATGATGCAAATATGTTATATAAAAAGTTTTTTTTTATATGTTGTATGGTATTTTCTTTTTCTGTTTCGGCTACTAAAATTCAGCATATAAAGCGTGTTTCTATATGCGGTATTAAAAATATATCGAAAAATAGTATATTACGAACATTACAATCTAATTTTTTAAAAAAAAGATCTGTAATGGATGTTTCTAATTTAATTTTATGTTTAAGAAATACTAATCGTTTTATTAAAATAAATACTACTACAGTTAATGATACTTTAATTTTATCGGTTCAAGAGTTTCCTACAATTAACAAAATTAGTTATGTTGGTGTTAATCATATCAAAAATAAAAATATAAATGTTATGTTAAAAAAATTTAATCTTATAGAAAAAGGATTTTTTTGTAGGGTTAATTGTAATAGTTTTTTTTCTATTTTGAAAAAAAAATATGAAAATAAGGGATATTTAAATGCTAAATTTAGATTGATTATAATTCGCAGAACTAATAATACAGTAAATCTAAAAATTATAGTTGATGAAGGAATTCCATCGGTTATATCTAGAATTGATATGAACGATGAAAAAAATTTTTTTAAAAAAAAAATATTTACAGACCTATCTATTTCTAAAACTAATCTTTTATGGAATTTTTTTTCTATTCATCAATATAACAGTATTAAGTTTAAAAATTTATTACGTGAATTACATTCTTTTTACATACGTAATGGATACTTAGATTTTAAAATAAAATCAGTACAGAAGTACTGTTCTACAGATAAAAAAAATATTGTAATTAAAATTAATATTTATACAGGATTACAATATTATATTAAACATGTTTGTTTACATGAATGTGATAAATTATATAATTATTCTATTATAAATCAAGTTCAAAAAAAATTATCACATTCTCTTTATTGTGAATCTACTCTTTACCAGGCAAAAATGTATTTTAAACATATTTACTTGCCATTAGGTATATCAAATACTCGTTTTTTTTTTCATTCTGAAATTAATAAAAATAATCATTCGGTATGTCTGTATGTTGGCGTGGATGTCTTAAAACCGTGCATTATTAATAATGTATATTTTTCTAGAAATTCTAATATAAGTAGTAAGTTCATAAACTGTTATACAAATCATAGTAAACACGATTTTTTTAACGAAAATTATATTATAAAATCTTGTAAAAATTTATTTAAAACCGGATTGTTTAACAGAATTCAAGTATATGTTAAACAACATGCAAATAATAGTAATAAAATTGATATTTTTTATAGTTTTAAGGTATCTACAAATACTAGAACGTTTAATGTATCAACTAACTATGGAAAAGATAGAGGTTTATTATTACAATTACTATTGTTAGATAAAAATTTAATTGGTACTGGAAGTGAATTGTATGTTAGAATTTTGAAAAATTTTGCTGATACTGATGTTAAAATTCATGTATTAAAGCCAGTAGGCTTTTTAAAGAATTTTTTTTTAAAATCTGATATGTTTTATAATTTTGTCCATAAACGTTATTTTTTTGCGCATAAATATATTGATAAATTATTTGGTTTTAGTTCTTCATTATATACTTCAAATTTAAAGCATAAAAAATTTTCTGTATCATTTGAATATGAAAAGATAAAAATTATGTGCAAAACTCCATATATTACACTATATCAGTATTTTTCATCATTGTCGGAAAAATTGCGTTTAAAACCTAACATTAGCGATTTTTTTGTTAATGATTTTTTTATTAAATACATTTTTGATTTTAATAATATTAAAGAAAAAGATTTTTTAAAAAAAGGATGTCATGTAAAACTTATAGGAAAATTTACACTACCTTTTTCCGATAATTTTTATCATAAATTATTTTTCAATGTTAATCAGTATGTTTCTTTGAAGAATATATATAATTCGATATTGCATAATTTTTTAGAATTTGGAACTGGTTTTACGTCGGGTAAATATGTTTTTCCTTTTTATGAAAATTATAAATTTTATAATAAAAAAACAAAAAGTGGATTTCAAGATAATTCAATTGGTCCAACTGCTGTATATTATGAACATAAAAATGATTTAGTTGATGGTCAAGAACATCAAAGTTCATTAAATTTATTTCCTTCTACAAAACATATAGGTGGTAATATATTAGTTCATGCTAATACAGAACTGTTATTCCCTAATATTCATATAGTAAAAAAAATATTCAATATGTTTCAAGCAGGTCTATTTTTAGATGCTGTTAATATTTGGGATACATCTAAAAACAATACTATTCCTTTATATTTAATAAGTAATGAAAATAATATTAAAAATTCTGATTCTGCACATATATCTATAGGTGCTTTTATACGTTGGATGTCTTTTTTCGGCCCTATTACATTTTACGCTTCAGCTCCTTTACATCCATATAATGCTCCCAATAATTGTTTAGATGAGTATGGTATGAATTTTTCTTAATATTTGTATAACACTTATATTAATATTTATCTTAAATATAATAAGTGTTATTTATTATATAAATAAGAGATGAGTCATGACAGATATAAAAAGTATTAAACATGTATTTAATTTAAATGATATTTTACGAATTTTACCTCATCGTTTTCCTTTTTTATTGATAGATCGAATATTAGAGTTTAAAAAAAAATTATATATTTGTGCATTGAAGAATATTACTGCAAATGATTTTTTTTTTTTTGGTCACTTTCCTAAAAAATATATTTTTCCTGGTGTATTAATAGTAGAATCAATTGCTCAATCCAGTGGATTTTTGCTTACATACTCTAAAAAAAATACTACTGTTAATAGTAAAATATGTGGTTTAACTGGAATATATGATACAAGTTTTATTAATCCAGTATATCCTGGTGACCAAATGATAATAAAATCTTGTTTTAAAAAAAAATTAAGTGGTATTTACATATTCAGCGGTATTGTTATGGTCAAAAAAAATATTGTATGTAAATCTACTATATCTTTAGCTTTTTTATAAACTGCTATATATATAAAATTATATATTAAATTAAAATTTTATATATATAGTTATTAAAAGTATAAAAAAACTAATTGTTTATCAAAAATACTACTTATTGCTAGTAAATATGTTGCTGAGTTTATATAAAATGTAATTATTTTTAATATTAGATTTGTATGATCTATCAGTTTTATATACAGAAAAATATTTTATATATATTTAATATATTTAAAATAATTACAGAAATACAATATTTATGTTATCGGAGTATATTTTAATTAACTAATATAAATAACTTTAGGTTATATATGTATTCAAAAAATTTTGTGCATCTTCGAACACATAGTGACTATTCTATGATCGATGGTATGGTAAAACCAGAACAGTTAGTACAACAAGCTAAATTAATGAATATGACATCTTTAGGTATTACTGATGTAAATAATTTACACGGTGTTATTAAGTTTTATTCATCTGCACATCGAGTAGGTATTAAACCAATTATTGGTATTGATATAATGGTTCAATCAAATATTCTCAAGAATACTATATGTCGATTAACTGTGTTAGCCGCTAATAATCAAGGCTATAAAAATATAATTGAGTTGTTATCAGAATCATATAAATTAGGATATAATGATAATTTTGGATTAGTAATTTGTATGAATCATCTATTAAAGTTTAAAAAAGGTGTATTAATTTTATCTGGAGGTATGCAAGGAGATATTGCTAAATGCATATTTAAAAATGATATAAATTTATTGAATCATTGTATTTTGTTCTATAAAAAACATTTTCCAAATAAATATTATTTAGAAATTTCTAGAATTGGTTTACCTCGAGAAGAAGAATATATTACATATATAAAACATATCTCTCATAAATATTCTTTGCCAATAATCGCTACTAACGAGGTATTATTTTTAAAAAAAAATGATTTTTATGTTCATCAAATAAAAGTAGCAATATATAAAAAAACAACTATTACTGATTTAAAATTTGTATATAAATATACAAAGGATCAGTTTTTAAAAAGTCAATATGATATAACTGAAATTTTTCATGACATTCCGGAATCAATAATTAATAGTGTTGAGCTTGCAAAACGTTGTAACGTCATTATTCCATCTGGTTCTTATTTTTTACCTGTTTTTCCTACTCGATCTATGGATCCTTATCAGTTTTTTGTACAACAATCAAGTATCGGTCTGAAATCACGTTTAATAAATTTATTTCCTGATATACACCACAGAAATATAAAAAAAAAAATATATTTTTCTAGATTAAAACATGAGTTATTAATTATAAAAAAAATGGGTTTTGTTAGTTATTTTTTGATTGTTATGGAGTTTATTCAATGGGCAAAAAATCATAATATACCAGTTGGTCCAGGTAGAGGTTCTGGTGCTGGATCTTTAGTATCATTTTCTCTTAATATTACAGAAATAGACCCATTACAATTTGATTTATTATTTGAACGATTTTTAAATCCTGATCGTGTTTCTTTACCAGATTTTGATATTGATTTTTGTATGGAAAAAAGAGATTTAGTTATTGATCATGTAATAAAAAAATATGGTCGTAATTCTGTTTCACAAATCATCACTTTTGGTACCATGGCTGCTAAAGCAGTTATTCGGGATGTAGGTAGAGTTCTTGGCTATCCTTATGGATTAATGAATAAAATTTCTAAATTAGTACCTTTAGATCCTAAAATGACTTTAAAAAAAGCATTTTCTGTACAAAAAGAATTAGTAGATTTATATAATCATAATCACGATATTAAGATATTAATTGATATAGCTAAAAAATTAGAAGGAGTTATTCGTAATATAGGTAAACATGCGGGAGGTGTTGTTATTTCTCCAACTAAAATTTCTGATTTTGTACCTATATTGTGCGATTTTCAAGGAAAGAATCAAGTAACACAATTTGATAAAAATGACATTGAATTTGTAGGTTTAGTAAAATTTGATTTTTTAGGTTTAAAGACTTTAACTATGATTGATATGGTTGTTAACATGATAAATAAAAAATATGTACGTCAAGAAAAACAAAAATTTTTTATTGGTAAAATTAATTTAAAAGATAAGAAAAGTTTTTTTTTATTGAAAAAAGCTGATACTATTTCTGTTTTTCAGTTAGAATCTTTAGGAATGAGAAATCTGATTAAACGTTTACAACCAGATTCTTTTGAAGATATTATTGCTCTAGTAGCTCTTTATAGGCCTGGACCACTACAGTCAGGAATGGTAGATAATTTTATAAATCGTAAAAATGGTACAGAAAAAATCTCGTATCCTGATCATAGATGGCAGCATAAATGTTTAAAACCTATTTTAAAATCAACATATGGAATTATTTTATATCAAGAACAAGTTATGCAAATTGCTCAAGTTTTATCAAATTTTACTCCAAGTGAAGCAGATATTTTAAGACGAGCTATGGCAAAAAAAAATCCTAAAGAAATGATGCAACAAAGACAATTATTTCAATTAGGTGCTTCAAAAAATTCTATAAATTTAAATTTGTCAACAAAGATTTTTGACTTGTTAGAAAAATTTTCTGCGTATGGTTTTAATAAATCACATTCTGCTACATATGCTTTATTAGCATATCAAACATTGTGGCTAAAAGCTAATTATTCTGCTGAATTTATGGCATCGTCTATGACATTAGATATGATGAATACTAAAAAGATAGTTAATCTAATTCATGATGCACGTCGTATGAATTTAAATATTGTTTCTCCTAATATAAATTTTAGCGACTATTTTTTTTCTGTAAATAAATTTGGAGAAATAGTGTATGGTTTAGGAGCAATTAAAGGTTTAGGAAAATCTTCTATTGATATAATTTTAAAAGAAAGAAATAAACCTGTTGGTGTTTTTTCTGATTTTTTAGATTTATGTGTTCGTTTACTTTTAAAAAAAACAACTCGTCATATTTTTGAAATATTAGTAATGTCCGGATCATGTGATTGTTTTAATAAATGTCGTGTTCAATTATTTGATAATATTGGAAAAATGATACAAATTGCTAAAAAAAAAATTTTAGCAATGAAAACTAAACAGGATGATTTATTTCATTTTAAAGATTGTTTTTCTAAGAAAATATTTATTAAAAAAAACAGAAATTTATATACATCTTTTATATATACTAATGAAATAATTTCAACGATTTTAAAGTGGGAGTATGAAATGCTGGGCTTACATCTCACTAGTCATCCTATTAAAAATTTTTTAAAAGAAATACATTATTATACTAAAGGTATAACTTTACATGATTGTTCTTTACTAAGCCAAGATAATTATATCGTTCTTATAGGAATGATTTGGTCTATAAAAATAGCATTTACTAAAAAAAAAAATAAATTTTAT of Buchnera aphidicola (Cinara splendens) contains these proteins:
- the dnaE gene encoding DNA polymerase III subunit alpha — its product is MYSKNFVHLRTHSDYSMIDGMVKPEQLVQQAKLMNMTSLGITDVNNLHGVIKFYSSAHRVGIKPIIGIDIMVQSNILKNTICRLTVLAANNQGYKNIIELLSESYKLGYNDNFGLVICMNHLLKFKKGVLILSGGMQGDIAKCIFKNDINLLNHCILFYKKHFPNKYYLEISRIGLPREEEYITYIKHISHKYSLPIIATNEVLFLKKNDFYVHQIKVAIYKKTTITDLKFVYKYTKDQFLKSQYDITEIFHDIPESIINSVELAKRCNVIIPSGSYFLPVFPTRSMDPYQFFVQQSSIGLKSRLINLFPDIHHRNIKKKIYFSRLKHELLIIKKMGFVSYFLIVMEFIQWAKNHNIPVGPGRGSGAGSLVSFSLNITEIDPLQFDLLFERFLNPDRVSLPDFDIDFCMEKRDLVIDHVIKKYGRNSVSQIITFGTMAAKAVIRDVGRVLGYPYGLMNKISKLVPLDPKMTLKKAFSVQKELVDLYNHNHDIKILIDIAKKLEGVIRNIGKHAGGVVISPTKISDFVPILCDFQGKNQVTQFDKNDIEFVGLVKFDFLGLKTLTMIDMVVNMINKKYVRQEKQKFFIGKINLKDKKSFFLLKKADTISVFQLESLGMRNLIKRLQPDSFEDIIALVALYRPGPLQSGMVDNFINRKNGTEKISYPDHRWQHKCLKPILKSTYGIILYQEQVMQIAQVLSNFTPSEADILRRAMAKKNPKEMMQQRQLFQLGASKNSINLNLSTKIFDLLEKFSAYGFNKSHSATYALLAYQTLWLKANYSAEFMASSMTLDMMNTKKIVNLIHDARRMNLNIVSPNINFSDYFFSVNKFGEIVYGLGAIKGLGKSSIDIILKERNKPVGVFSDFLDLCVRLLLKKTTRHIFEILVMSGSCDCFNKCRVQLFDNIGKMIQIAKKKILAMKTKQDDLFHFKDCFSKKIFIKKNRNLYTSFIYTNEIISTILKWEYEMLGLHLTSHPIKNFLKEIHYYTKGITLHDCSLLSQDNYIVLIGMIWSIKIAFTKKKNKFYIITLDDSYSRLDVIYFDNINNIMDQFFCKKNTIVVVTGKLSHDSFTNRSRFLVKTICNIEQYRERKMYNIKIYINNNTTEYKDILDNLYNYLSNNILSGRVSLTFIVSSQLCIQHKLFNHIYYIYPDNNFLNYLKLFQDYITIKLNFYK